The genomic region ctaggatgaaaaaCAAACTACACGCCAGTTGCGAATCGAGGATGGACTTATAACTGGGATATAAAATAAACTATGAGTCTAGTTGTGAGTCGAGGGTCGCCTTGTCACTGGGACAACAACACGAATTTATGATACCAGTTGCGTGTCGAGAGTCGACTTGCAACTGCGATGAGAAGAATTACGGGCCCAGTTGTGAGTCAGAGGGTGGtcttgcaactgggacaacaacAAAACTATGGGTCTGGTTGCGAAGTCGAAGGTAGACTTGCAACTGTAATAATACGGAACTACGAGCCCAGTTATCAACATGCAATTGGGACCCTCGACATACACACACACAACACCTAGTTGCGGGTTGATGGTCAATTTGCAACTGGGGGGCCACGAAtaaacacacacaccctagttgcgagtcgatgagaACTTGCAACTGGGATCGTCAAcaaacacacacccctagttgcgaggtgatgcttgacatgcaactggggaccccttgacaaaaagacacacacacacccctactTGCAAGTCGGTTATAAACATGCAAATGGGGACCCTCGACACACACACGCacatcccctagttgcgagttgatggtcaacttgcaactgggggccacgaataaatacacacacacatacccctagttgcaagtcgttTATCGACATGCAATTAGGGACCCTcgacactcacacacacacacatcccctagttgcgagttggtggttaacttgcaactgggggccacgaataaaactctctctctctctctctagttgcAAGTCAGTTATCaacatgcaattggggacccttcacatacacacacacacatcccctagttgcgagtggatgatcaacttgcaactggggtcacaaataaaacacacaccgctagttgcgagttgatggtcaacttgcaaccaggggccacaaataaaacacacacctatagttgcaagtcggttatcgacatgcaattggggacactcgacacacacacacacatcccctagttgcgagtggatggtcaacttgcaactggggaccacaaataaaaaacacacacacacctctagttgcaagtcggttatcgacatgcaattggggacactcgacacacacacacatcccctaaTTGTGAGTGGATgatcaacttgcaactaggggccacaactaaaacacacacacacacacatcgctagttgcgagttgatggtcaacttgcaactgggggccacaaataaaacacacacacacctctAGTTGTAAGTCGGTTATCGACATGCAATTAAGGacactccacacacacacacatccgcTAGTTGCGAGtggatggtcaacttgcaactgggggccacaaataaaacacaaacacacacacacacacactcacaaaaTGCTAACAATTTttggaacatttttttgaaaattcaaaacatatttcgaaacatgaacattttttaaatttacgaacattttttgaaaggtGAACATGTTTCCAAAACATGCGAACAATTTGTAAAAGTCATGATTCTTTTTGGAACTTctgaacaaaataaaaaaaacaggaacaattttttaacttgagaacatattttgaaattttgaagaaatattagAATTCTGGAAAATTAAATAGgaacaagaaaaaaattgaaaacaaataaaaaagaaaactaaaaatgttcACGTTTTATAACATTGCTCAAAACACAACTTAAACAGCACCGTACCGACGTTTCCTGCCATCTCCAAGACAAAGACCAGCCAGGTCAGGTCGTCCTCTTCTTCAGATTTCGAAACAAAAGCAAGCAGAAAATGGAAGGACAAGGGGAGGGGAACAGGCGAACCATAAAGGAGAGTGACGAGATGACGGGCTATACTATTCGTATTCTAAAAAACAAGCCCATAACAAACAAACGCGACGCTCGGCCCAATAAAAAAACAAAAGCATGTCCGCTCCGCTGTAGGCCTCCCGGCCCGACAAAGATGATACACTCGAGACGGGACGCAGTTCGGTCGCGAAGCGTGCGATCACCCGAGCGCGAAAAACAAAGCGCAAAACAGATCGGACGGCTGGACATGTAGATGTGAGATcactaaaaaacatctagatgtgtttTAGTCATCGAAATTGCTGTACGGACGACAGTCGCCGGCCGAACTGTGGACGACGGGAGGAGTGGACGGTGATGCTCACTTTTGCTAATTGCATGGATGGCTTGATGCGCTGCATCGTCTCCAAATCGTCCACAATGTGTCGGCTGTGTAGGAGCGTTGTTTAGTCATTCTGTTTAATTAATGCAAAtacatgagaaagttatttgtgtTGTTGGTCGCGTGTGTTATACTGATGCTCAATGTGTTATAGGTGGTATTTTCATTTTTGTCAACATAGGGCCAACGTTCAGGGATGATGACACAGGGCTCCGAAGATCTTCTTGTGTCATGGTTGTCATAGAATTTTTTAAGTATTTATGGTCTTTTGTGTTTGCGTTTCAGCGTGCTTGTAAGAGTCGACTACTTTGTActgttgcatgatttgaatgaaaaaaTTCTTAAAAAACATAGGGCCAACGAGAAGAGGCGAGTATAGGGCAGAGGGCCACGTCACATTTCCCCTTCCCTGCTCAGTCCAGCTCTCCTCCCAAACAGAGCAGCgccggaggggaggaagcagaATCGAGAAGGGGCAATGGCGGAATCCAACTCGTACGAGGAGCAGCGCCGGAGGCAGATTGAGGAGAACCGCCGGAAGCTGGAGGAGCTCCGCCTGCACCATCTTTCCGCCGCCGTCCGTGAGGCCGCCGCCAGGCCCAAGCCCAACCCCAAGCCCAGGCCAGTTCGTCAGATCCtctcccttcttcttccttgcctccGGTCTCCCATCTCCTTTTTCTCCCCTACTTATATGACTGGTGCCGCAGAAGCGCAAGGCCCCGGGgcccggcgagctccggcggtcCGGCCGCGTGGCCGGCCTCCCGGAGCAGCCCAACTACCTCAAGGGCGCACAGCAGCGCGACTACCAGGGAATGTACGACGATGTTATTCGGAAAGGACCGACCGACGCTGACGAAcagatggccgccgccgccgccgccaaacaAAAGGCGGAGGAGCTCAAGCAACGGATTCACGGCATCCGCTGGCCCGCCTTCGTCAAGCCCGTGACCCACGACTGCGCCAGCAGGGCAGCCGTAATGGTATTATATTATCTTGGATCGGATTGGATGTTGATTCGGTGAGTTATATGCATTGTGTTGTGACTTGTGACAGACAATCCCGAAGCACTTCATCGAGCATCTCCCGGCGCATGATGAGGCGGTCGTCTTGGTGGACGAGGCGGATGACGAGTTCCACATGATGTACAATGCCAGGCACCACTTCCTCGGGAAGGGGTGGAGAGGGTTCGCCGCCCACCATGACCTCGTCGACGGCGATTGCTTGGTTTTCCAACTGACAGAGAGGACAAAGTTCAAGGTGAGATTTAGCATCTTCACCATTCCACGTTCAGTAAGAGGGCATATATATTAACTTGTTCCAAAACCTGTTATGGCTGCATAATAACCAAACTAGACCAAGTCATTGTGTAGTATCAAACCTCAATGTTTTGTATATTACAAGTTTTAGAGTGGTTGGGCTTTTTTAGAACCGTTCGTTGATGTCGATCTAACGGCAGACAAATACgaagtactgggtagtactccgaTGAAAGTACGCGAAAGTAGTAAAACGAGTGGGACCGGTACTCGTGACAAGGTGGGGACGCGTTTTAATCTAGGGGCAGTTTAGTCCTAGGAAAATTTACACGCGCCGCCCCTCTCGTCGAATGCATAACCGCCGCCATGGTGCTACACATTCCACAATTACTCATCGGCGGCCATCTCTTCCCTCTCCTCCATGTCCATCGCAGTCATCTCCTCCTTTTTGCCGCTGCAACTTCGCTCCACtcaggcaaccccccccccccacccccaccccctcttcgacggcagatcgagctgatggccggcggcgagaacacCGACTTCATGCAGATCACCAGCGGCGACCAGGTCAAGTTGGCCAGGTTGagggagatccgttcttggtttgacaacacaagACAGATGAGCTGGACGGCAATGGCCACTCTCAAGAATTTGGCGAAGAAGGAGAGGGCAAAGCTTTTCCCCCAGCCCGCGCAACCGATTCAGAAGatcgagatcctcctctgggcgatggagcaggccaattcgtccagcgagtggaccaggcggaggtggtgggcgttcagatccagggtagagcatccactggatcaggaacccatcgtgcacgaggtgccgttgcagattgtgcaGCCTCCAACCGAGTCACCGGAGACTTCGAAGCGCAAGATGAGGAGGACAATGGTCGCGacctcgcttccccgccgttctccacgcttccctcgccgctctcctcgtctgaacggcggcggtagctatgtttagagtaagcttccccactcctcATCTTTCTACTGCTCGTGCTTACATCGTGGTGATACTGATCATAATAGTTCAGAGAGGGAATGCTAGATGGCATTTTAATCTCAATGAATTGCATGAACatttgagtacatggatttggaggATGGATTATGATGTATGTGAACCCTAGGGATCATATGAACCCTAGGAAAAAATAGTAATGTTgtagtggtagacactgaaatatttcggtacacaccggtaggcactgaaatatttcggaactgccctaggcaaaatttgtaatgttgtagtggtggacactgaaatatttcggtacacacggtaggcattgaaatatttcggtactgccctaggcaaaatttgtaatgttgtagtggtagacactgaaatatttcggtacacaccggtaggcactgaaatatttcgttACTACAATTTCAGTACACACCGATGCACACTGAATTATTTCACTACCGTAGTTTCAGTACACACCGGTACACACTAAAATATTTCAGTACTGCAAATTCTATACAAAGTTGGCATTTTGTCATTTATGTGTGAATTAATCCATGCATCATATGGCCTAACTTTGTACATGAGTTTGGGTCAATTTCATGTCTATTTATTGTTAAAATTTTTGTCATGCCATGAAACACAAGACAAGTCACTGACCCAAGCTTGCAAAGATGCCATATCAATGTTGCTGATATGACATATGCATGTTTTCACCTAGTCTTGTGTCTGAATTAAAACTGAGCATTTTTTCTTGATGGTATCCATGGATCTAGAACTCCTATGAATTTGCTCATGTTGGATGTTTTGTTCTCCATCATTTGTACTAGCATTCCGTGCGATTAGATGCCATGACAAGACCCCTGGCATATTTATTTTCTTGCCTCCAACATCACATGTGTGTTTTGTAGGAAAAAACCTGGAGTTCACCAGGCTGGCTGAAGTTGTGAGGCTGGGAGGCTGATGGTGCTGCTactggctgatccttcttctttcagtTTTTGTTCGTCATTTCTCAAGCCATTGGACCAGGGCTACTTCCCTATGTGCTGTTAATGTATTAAGTAGTTCCTTCGAATTTGTAGTATTAGTTAGTTTGAATATGGAAGTACCTTAATTTTTAGGAACGAAATGTTGCTATGTATGACCAAGGGTTTCATACCGTAATCTTTGGATAATTAATTATGTGAACTGTTGGATGTGGCGCATAACGAAACTCCTCTACCATTGATACTAGTTCAACATGTCGGTCCAATTAGAGACCAGCCACTACCATATAGAACAGTTAGCATTTCATACTACAACCTGGCACGTAGAAAACATCACACAGTGGAAGCACatccctaagcaccttgcattgtacaaagTCTTAGAGACAAGCCTCTACCATATATAACAGTTACCATGTCACACTACAGCCTATAAAACATCACATAGTGGAATAATCATAGCTAGTAGAGCATTAGGTACCAGTTAATAATAGTTGCAATCCATCACAAGCAATAGTACCTAgatatgagtagatataggtacGGTAATACACGACAAGTACTCGCAAACAAGAGCTAACATAACAAGTTCATTTCAGATTGAAACATGACCCACTGCAGTTCTAAATGAGGTggatggtgatcatcatcctcaagtcatggCGACGGGTGTTCGCAACAATGAGTAGGATGGCCTGTCCTACCCAAAGATTCTTGGCACGAAGGAACTTCTTCCACCCTGCCCTGCTCAAGACAGTGCGACCGTTCGTGTCTACTGCATAGGCACAGCTGGTGATGGAGCCCgttctggtaaggcgtagtccagcagccatgccttcttcgtccgggtcgatgccacagctatcaaataacctcttaggtaatttctgaaaacaGTTGACATGATCATATACATTAGTGGAAATAGCAAAACAGTTGACATGATATATAATTATGTCACGTGCAATTATCAACAAAGCATacacttcaagacacatatatcattggattcaacactgagcatatatatcatcacatcagtacactatacgccaagcatcaaattactacagtaattaggcatatcattagattactgcgtacactaagcatatcatcgcatattactacactacatgcatgtcataaaattcttcactaaatgaattctaaactaggcctctcatcacagtactacaacatgcatatcatatgaactactacactaactaagcatgtatatcatgtaattaccacactaagtaacataccatgatatgccgtttaacattcgcccttgtgaggcgggtcacgaatggcttccctaggtagtcttcacgtagcagaagcatgtcccagaggttgccgatttcctcgtcgcccagtctgagtccttgggcatacaggtattcaacaagtgggttctcatcatcatctgaatcttcatcatctgaatcagcaccatcttcctcctcatgaacttcatcctcactatccggaatcaaatttagatagataacagaaatcctgggcctatcttttctgaaggagaagctgatcaattcacccccactaagacgcatgcgggcgatgaAACGATCCCAATCATCTCCTCCTATCTGGGTTATCTTTCGCCCCTTCTCGACCTGCATAGTGTATGGGCCCCCAAGAGCATTGAAGGTCACGGTGTCTGCGACGAGCTCATTGaatgccaatctcacattgcatggtacgatctatgtaagataaaaacaaataacagacacaatacattagtggaaatagcaaaaaaacaaaaagaatgtactgtcagaaggttcatataaattgttaccgctgcaaaaacaaaagaaggctggaagtagatgccgaacagcgtggcagtagaaaggctggtccggcaccgtgagttgcagcgtccacattgtgcttcctccattctacacagaacgtgttgaactctaagttgaattgtacatagtacaatacaaagatcatacatataataaatcatagtgaTAACCTATACTGGCAATGGCCAATCAATCTATTTTCTATCATCTACGTAATAAAGCAATGCCAATGACAATGGCAATGCCCGTCTCATCTAAACCTGGGAATAGTTCGGCATCCAAACTAAAACCAGTCCAATCCACAGCACACATCAAAACCAAACCAATCCAGATATTTCCATTTAGAATCTAGACCAAACCGAACTATACATGCTCGTCATCCAACCCAGTCCAAACCGTTTTCAACTTTTGGATTGAATCCAAAGGTTCAAACCGTGGACAAAGCCATACGCGAGGGCACGTCATGAATCTAGATCAGACATGGCGTCAAAGCTCGAGAGAGGCGACGAGCTCCGGCCAGCAACAGCGGCTCTTGGATTTGAAGCAGTAGTAGGTGGTAGTGGTGGCTCAAACTAATTGATTGATTTGGTCTCAAACCATAGAAACCAAATCAAGATCCAATCCAAAAACTAAGTTTCAGTCCAAACCAATCGGCTCAAATCCGCCTCCGTAGGGAGACGCGGTtggggaagggaagaagaagggagatctcacgtacttgccggagttggcggcggcCGCGCACCGGCAGCGAAGAGAGGGGTCGTCGagagatggcggcgacggcggcggcgctggtcgagaaggggagaaagaaagatgtggagtggtcgagacagggagaaagaaaaatgtggtacatgtggtggcttggttgtgtggatgacaaggggaccCACCTGTGAGACTGATAGCAATTGATGGCAAACCGCAGGAGGTGCACGACCGCGTGCACGACCGACACGTCCCCACGTGGAATGGGGACGGCCGGGTGGGTCTGTCAAGTCAAATCGGCACCCGCGGCTTCTCGGTAACTCCAAGAGGCAGGAGCAGTGCATTTCTTCCCCAAATCGGGTAGAAAACCCTCGTCCTCTCCACATCCTCTCTTCCTTCCTCACCacctcaccaccctctcctccttcctcaccaCCCTCCTCCCTTCCTACGCCTCCCTCCTCCTGTCTTCGACCGACGATGAAGTGCGGGCGTGAAGATGCGGCGGACGAGCCGGAGGCAACCATCGGAGCACAGCAGTCTGCTGCCGTGGTTGTAGCCGTGGGTGCAGCGGCTGAGTCCGCCGTAGCGGCGGAAGCTGGCGGTGCAGCGACCATTGTGCCTGCTCCCGCTGCCATCGCAGCCATCGAGGCACCCGTCGGCGAGCACAAGGTCGGGGAAgatctggaggaggaggagatgagaaggCGTAAGCGCAAGGTGCATGACGAAATCGAAGAGCTCATGGAGGAGAACGCCATAAAGGAGTTCGACCTAGATAGCAGGAAGGGAAGCAACTTCGACGAGGATGCCATCGATGAGCTATCTGAGGTAGTACTctgttttttgctctgtttttttcatGACATTAGGGTTTTTCTTGTAAACTAGATGAGCATCAATTTCACTTGGGCGTGCTAGTTCTACGTATGTAGGATTGTAGGGATCTAGCATAGATCTTCATGTTGGATGTGAATTTTTAAATCTGATTCACATTCTGATTCCAGCAGATACTCTAGTTTTTTTTCATGGCATTGGGGTTTGtcttgttaactagatgagcatAAGTTTCACAAGAGATACATTAATGAAAGAAGTGGGATAATGAACCCAaatacaagaaaatgttcatggcagGGATACATTAATGAAAAAGTGGGTTAAACAATGGATATATGGCAGGATTCTCCATTGGCTTCCCAAGGACAGTGACAAAATGCTGCAGTTCCTGATTCATTTTAGTTTATGTAGATGAATTaatttgcacacatgttcatatatgattagtttgcacacatgttcatagatgatcCATTTGCAATTTCTATATAGATTtccattttgcaaaggaagtgatcGCTCCCTTAATAATTATGGGCTGACAGGACATATCCACTGGATACCAAAAAACCAAAACATTTCATCTAGCCAATTTTCCACAGTAATAGATTAGCTGAGTTCTTCTATGTGTACTAATTCACTAATTCacaggaggatgacgacgacgtgGACTACATCATGGACAGCAGGCACAGCAAGAGCCGGTACACCCTGAGGCATCTGATTGCTGGGAAGATCAAGTACCGTTTCTTTGGCAAGATTGGGTGCCCTTTCTGTTGCAAGGTGATCGGTGGCGGCATAGATGGCATGATCCAGCATGCCTTCAGCACTGGCAATGGACATGGTAAGAAGCATAAAGCCACTACTCTGGCTAAACATGCTGCCTACGCACGCTTCCTCGAgattgtcaaagtcaatgagccctacaacatgcattgaagaagggagagaagtgaTGTGCTGCTAGAGTGCTGCTGCTGCCCCAGGACCGCCGTGTCCTGTTATGTTATGTGTGTTTGTTTGTTGTTGGAGTCTAAAACTGATGTCCTATGGTGTGTCTAAACCTATGCTGAGCGGTGGTTGATCTACCGTTTATGTTAAGAGTTTGCTGCTACTCTGGTTTAGTGTTCCTAGTTGTTAATACTATTTTGGTGATGCATGTTtaagccttgtacaatgctagatgcttagggtggtgcttagaaaaataaacaggATA from Triticum aestivum cultivar Chinese Spring chromosome 4A, IWGSC CS RefSeq v2.1, whole genome shotgun sequence harbors:
- the LOC123084146 gene encoding B3 domain-containing protein Os06g0194400-like; this encodes MAESNSYEEQRRRQIEENRRKLEELRLHHLSAAVREAAARPKPNPKPRPKRKAPGPGELRRSGRVAGLPEQPNYLKGAQQRDYQGMYDDVIRKGPTDADEQMAAAAAAKQKAEELKQRIHGIRWPAFVKPVTHDCASRAAVMTIPKHFIEHLPAHDEAVVLVDEADDEFHMMYNARHHFLGKGWRGFAAHHDLVDGDCLVFQLTERTKFKEVHDRVHDRHVPTWNGDGRVGLSSQIGTRGFSVTPRGRSSAFLPQIG